Genomic segment of Candidatus Bathyarchaeota archaeon:
CACGGGGAGAGTAAGTATCTAAAAGGTTAATATTCTAAGGAATTGTGAAAAGTTTGGACGAACCCAAGATCAAAGAGTTGGTTCTCGATGTATTGAAACTTCATAGACCCCCTCTCCCGGATTTCGCATCGTTCCTAGCGGAACTCAAAGGGATTGAAATAGTAGAGGTTAGTCTAGTGGAGATGGACGAGAAAACAGAGACTATAGGAGTGTTCCTCCAAGGCGAAGACATCGACTACAGCATTCTCGAAGAGCACATGGGGAAACAGGGCGCCTCTATCCACAGTGTCGACAAGGTCACGGTAGAAGCATAGTAAGCTTGCGGAGGCTCCCTCCGAAAAGGAGAGTTTAGATGAGAGGTGAATGACCTTGAAGAGCCTTTTAGGACAAGTGTTACAGTCTTTCCTCGACACCACTAAGCCCCTCGAGGAGGCCGTGTATTCAATATTCGGAGCTCCTCTAGACGCGACTACATCCCATCGTTCAGGCACCCGATTTGCCCCAGACGCTATAAGGAGGGCGAGCCTCGCCCTAGAGTCATACAGCCTACGGTCAGGTCTAGATGCGAAGAATATCGCCATAGCGGATATCGGTAACGTTCTCGACTTAGAGTCGGTGGACGACCTGGGTAAGATCGAGGAAACTATTCGAATAATCGGCGCCGACAAGATTCCTGTGATGATAGGCGGGGAGCACACCATCTCCCTTGCCTCCATGAGGGCCTTAAAACCCGACTTGGTCGTTTCCTTCGACGCCCACATGGACCTCAGAGACAATCTCTTCGGCGAGATAATATCCCACAGCACATTTATGCGGAGGGCTATTGAGGAGATCGACTTAGAGCTTGTTCTCGTGGGGAGCAGGGCAGTGTCCCGAGAGGAGATAGAGTTTGTCAGATCTGAGTCCCGGATCAATGTGATTTCGGGCCTAGACTTGCCAAAAAGGAACCTGAAGGCGTGGACTAGAGACCTCATGGATTGGAGCTCAATGGCCTCCTCAATTTACATCACTATCGATATGGATGTGGTGAATCCAGCCTCCGCCCCTGCGGTCGGGAACCCAGCCCCTGAGGGCATCGAGGTTTCCATGCTCCTGGACATCCTCCAAGCGTGCATGGGAGCCAAGGTCGTGGGATTTGATCTCACAGAGGTCTCCCCCTATTACGACTCTGGGATGACAGCTATCCAAGCGGCATATATCATTCTTGAGTGCATGTATCTCCATGCGAACACCACCTTATGATCATTACAACAGGCAATATATGGTACTTCGAAGAGTAATTACTCGAATCTAATGGGATTCAGATCTGAGGAAAAAGTATCGGCGCCGAAGGGCAGGGTGGCCCCCAACGACCTCCCCCCATCATACTTCCTATCAGCCGGATACGACGGCAAACAGGAGAAAGCCTTCCTCCGCCTCTACGAGCCCGAGTCCCGCCAGATCTACCTCTGGTACGACAACACCAGCCACCTCTCCTACGCCGTCTCCAAGCAGACCCCGGAGCAGCTCAGAGGCAACCGCAGGCTGATGGACTACCCCGGCTTCCTCACACTGGAGCGGGTGGAGAAGTTTGACGCCCTCGCTGACGAGCCTATCATGGTCACCAAGGTCGTCGCCACGAACCCCCTCGCCATCGGGGGAGGAGCAGGCGGAGGCATCAGGAACATCATCGGGGAGACCTGGGAGAGCCGGATAAGATACCACCAGAACTACATCTACGACAGGAGGCTCATCCCCGGGATGCCCTACAGGATGGAAGAGGGCAACCTGATTC
This window contains:
- a CDS encoding DUF211 domain-containing protein, with the translated sequence MDEPKIKELVLDVLKLHRPPLPDFASFLAELKGIEIVEVSLVEMDEKTETIGVFLQGEDIDYSILEEHMGKQGASIHSVDKVTVEA
- the speB gene encoding agmatinase, producing MTLKSLLGQVLQSFLDTTKPLEEAVYSIFGAPLDATTSHRSGTRFAPDAIRRASLALESYSLRSGLDAKNIAIADIGNVLDLESVDDLGKIEETIRIIGADKIPVMIGGEHTISLASMRALKPDLVVSFDAHMDLRDNLFGEIISHSTFMRRAIEEIDLELVLVGSRAVSREEIEFVRSESRINVISGLDLPKRNLKAWTRDLMDWSSMASSIYITIDMDVVNPASAPAVGNPAPEGIEVSMLLDILQACMGAKVVGFDLTEVSPYYDSGMTAIQAAYIILECMYLHANTTL